The Paenibacillus sp. FSL R7-0204 genome includes a region encoding these proteins:
- a CDS encoding Nif3-like dinuclear metal center hexameric protein has protein sequence MALTFSDVMEHLNAGVQLPVNTVDKLAPDTAGTEVQGIVTAFAASQYVVEQAVRLGANLVITHEGVFYSHQGHGSALEQDSVYRQKSALITSSGVGIYRFHDTIHRYTLDGIVEGLLQELDWEQYIERHLPEVSILTIPDMTVSEAAAYVKRKLNIPYVRVAGNLSATCSRVGVLVGFRGNGSTVIPMYEQESLDLVIAGEGFEWEVPEYIRDAVRQGKDRSLIMLGHAESEAPGMKLLAERLSRQFPDVPVHFIPEQPVFQIL, from the coding sequence ATGGCACTGACTTTCAGTGATGTGATGGAACACTTGAATGCAGGGGTACAGCTGCCCGTGAATACGGTGGATAAGCTTGCGCCGGACACTGCGGGAACAGAAGTGCAGGGAATCGTGACTGCCTTCGCCGCTTCGCAGTATGTAGTGGAGCAGGCGGTCCGGCTTGGCGCCAACCTGGTGATCACGCATGAAGGTGTATTTTATAGCCACCAAGGACACGGGAGCGCGCTGGAGCAGGATTCCGTCTACCGGCAGAAGTCTGCGCTGATTACAAGCAGCGGGGTAGGTATCTACCGCTTCCATGACACGATACACCGCTATACACTGGACGGAATCGTGGAAGGGCTGCTACAGGAGCTGGATTGGGAGCAATATATAGAGCGGCATCTGCCTGAGGTATCGATCCTCACTATTCCTGATATGACCGTTTCGGAGGCTGCTGCATATGTGAAGCGGAAGCTGAACATTCCCTATGTACGCGTTGCCGGGAACCTCTCTGCTACATGCTCCAGGGTGGGGGTGCTGGTGGGTTTCCGGGGGAACGGCAGTACGGTCATCCCGATGTATGAGCAGGAGTCGCTTGATCTGGTCATCGCCGGTGAAGGCTTCGAATGGGAGGTGCCTGAGTATATCCGGGATGCGGTCCGGCAGGGCAAGGACAGGTCACTCATCATGCTCGGGCATGCCGAGAGCGAAGCGCCGGGAATGAAGCTGCTGGCAGAGCGGCTGAGCCGGCAGTTCCCGGATGTGCCGGTGCACTTCATTCCGGAGCAGCCAGTGTTTCAAATCCTATAA